aagggagggcaggaAAGGGGCAGGAGTCCCTTCGGAAGCCTGATTTGTGTTGGATTCACGAGTTCTGCTTTACATTTGCAGACTTGCTGTAATTGTTTGCTGCAGATTGAACTAGTCTTAATTTTCATAGTTAAGGTCATTAAGaggaaattattttgttttaggtGGTAAGGAAACACACCCTGACCATTttagtaatatgtatttattgaatgcGTACTGTAACATGCATTACCTTGTTTAATCCTAACAACAATATGAGGTAGATCCTTTTTTCATCTGTTggcagatgaggaacctgaggctcagagaaattaaataacttgcctgaggCTACACAGGTAAGGAGTATCCAAATGGGGGGTTGAACCCAGGCctctggcaccacagggcacctCCTCAGCCCTGTGTCATGTTGTCTTGACTTTAGGTAGAAGAGTTGGGCCTGGAACCCAGTTCTGAGGACATTCTGCGGCCCAGCGGCCAGCGACACCTGCTGTGGGAAGCCAGAGGACTCCCCCGGTATGGTGGAGACAGAGGACCTGGCGCTGCTGCGGCTGCTCAGCCTGGAGCTCCTGAGACAGCTGTGGGTCGGGCAGGATGCCATGAGGCGGTCGGTGGCCCTGGCAGCCTCAGAGGTGGGTGCCCTCTTTGGGAACCCCCCGAGTGCGTGGAAGAGGCTGTCTAACCCTCAGGACAGCATCCAGGCCTCCAGGGTCATCTTGTCCTATTTGTCCATTTTACTGGTAAGGGGAAAACTGAAGCCTGGGGAGCGAAGGGGCTGGCCTGGAACACTGCTGAGGCCAGAGCAGGATGGGGACCTAGGTCTTGATGCCTAACACAGGCCGGGTGGGTGGACTCTGGCTGGGCCCCTCCCTAGGTGACCTGGCCTCTCTTTTTCAGTCAAGCCTGGACTCTAGCAGCAGCTATGACTCGGAGACGCCATTGTCCCCAGAGACTTCCTCAGCCTCCTCAGGAGCCTCCCCCCGACAGGGCAAGTGCCATGTGTGTGGCCCGTCAGATGCCCACCAAGGTGGCCCTTATGATATGGCTAGCTCCAGTGTGACCTCTCTCCCACCTGCCAATTGCCGACACCAGGAGTCCCCGGGCCGGCCAAGGCCCCACTTGGCACCTTTGCAGGCTACCTCCGACTCAGACACACCAGAGCCTTCAGCAGGGCCGAGTGATCTCGGGCCCCGGAAGACACAGGCCCTGAAGTCCATCCTGGCTCGACAAAGCAAGCTGTCCAAGGTAACATGGGAGAGTGGGGCATCCATTGATGGGAGcttccttgagcctcagtttccctatctgacAAATGTGCTCACGGACGGCCTCCCTAGGAGGTTGAGAGGCTTCTGGGAGATACTGTGAGCAGTGTCCAACTCAGCCTAAGCGCTTAAAAAGTGATCGCCGTTAGTTTCTCAACATTTTGGGAGGAAGACGATGAGCCCCATCATACAGATaggaagactgaggctcagaggccagacttgttcaaagtcacacgTAAAGTGGGGCCAAACTTATCTTCCAGCTCGTGAGCCCTCAGCCAAGCCTTGGGGCCCAAGTCAGGGTATAAGTTAAGACACAGCTCCTATTCTTCCTCCAAGGTGGGGCCTTCCTGGGGCCAGGTCTGCTGGCTTAACCCTTGCCCTTGTCCCTCTTTGCCTCCCTTCTCAGCCCCGAGTGACCTTCTGCAAGGAGTCTGGTGTGCCTGAGAAGAGCTGGCGTCTCAGGCCTTATCTGGGCTACGATTGGATCGCAGGTAGAGCCCGCCCCATGCGCACACCTTGCCTGGGAGTGGGAGGtagagggaactgaggcacagagaggttgagttgCTGCCCAAAGACAGGTGCTCTGCGGGGTCGCTGGGACCCAGCGGTGGTAGGGACACAGGCCCTGCCCTTGCGGACTTCCCAGAATCTCAGCTCACTGCCTCGCTTCCTATTTCTGGAAGCTTCATCAGGTCTCTGCTtggtgtcacctcctcagagaggcctccccTAGCACCACTGCTCTGCCTGCTTGCCTCCCTGACCCTGCTCTCTTGCTTCCCGGCCAGCATCACTATTCACTACTGTATCACAGATTTCTTTGGGGACTGGCTGATCTGTTGCCATGTTAGAATGTTAGTTTAGCATCATGGGGATGGGGCTTTGTCTAGTTCACTTTTCTTTCCCCAGCACATGAAACAGTGTCTGGCCTGTAGTAAGGGCTCTGTAAATATGGTTGAATATGTGTCTGGTAGACACTGAAACAAACCCAGCAGTCACCACTGAGTGGAGGGTCCCCTCCTTGGTCTGCATGGCGCATGGTGAGGGGTGAAGCAGGTGGCCTCAAGTGCCAGCGCTGAACATCCCCTAAGCCTTGGCCGTGGCCACACGGCAGCATCCAGCCTATCTGCCCTCAGCTTCTGGTGCTTTGCCCATGCCAGGGTCTCTGGACAGCAGCTCTCCCATCACCAGCAAGCCCAAGGCCTTCTTCTCGAAGCTGCAGGAGTTCCGGGAAAGCAACAGGGCGGAGTGTGTGTACAGTGGCCTCGAGTGAGCAGGGAC
The sequence above is drawn from the Cynocephalus volans isolate mCynVol1 chromosome 8, mCynVol1.pri, whole genome shotgun sequence genome and encodes:
- the MIIP gene encoding migration and invasion-inhibitory protein, with the protein product MVETEDLALLRLLSLELLRQLWVGQDAMRRSVALAASESSLDSSSSYDSETPLSPETSSASSGASPRQGKCHVCGPSDAHQGGPYDMASSSVTSLPPANCRHQESPGRPRPHLAPLQATSDSDTPEPSAGPSDLGPRKTQALKSILARQSKLSKPRVTFCKESGVPEKSWRLRPYLGYDWIAGSLDSSSPITSKPKAFFSKLQEFRESNRAECVYSGLEPQLLGLCESSGVDKDHECVFCYRVNRRLFLVPLDPGTPCRLCRTPRDQRGPETVVEPAQVRVSVPLSILDPPHRYRIHRRKSFDASDTLALPRHCLLGWDILPPKSEKSSAPKCLDLWSSVSSKAQHQKLSAASPSRLALPVRVPPPTPTWSEPQLPQPCVLRQKP